One stretch of Nocardia mangyaensis DNA includes these proteins:
- a CDS encoding phosphoribosyltransferase: MVYPDRAAAGRVLGAALGHLRASRPLVLGLPRGGVPVAAAVSAAIGGELDVLLVRKLGLPWQPELAMGALGEGGVLVLNREVIERAGVSQAAFAEVERAERAELARRQAVLRDGDPVPMARRTVVIVDDGMATGATVVAACRVARAQDPDRLVVAMPVSSPEAVRRVDPECDELVCAWAPEDLGGVGMAYNDFHQLADDEVVSLLR; this comes from the coding sequence ATGGTCTATCCCGATCGCGCAGCGGCGGGCCGCGTCCTCGGCGCGGCTCTCGGGCATCTGCGGGCGAGCCGTCCGCTGGTGCTCGGGCTACCGCGCGGCGGCGTGCCGGTGGCGGCGGCGGTGAGCGCCGCGATCGGCGGGGAACTCGATGTGCTGCTGGTGCGCAAGTTGGGCCTGCCCTGGCAGCCGGAGCTGGCGATGGGTGCGCTCGGCGAGGGCGGGGTGCTGGTGCTCAATCGGGAGGTCATCGAGCGGGCCGGGGTGAGCCAGGCGGCCTTCGCCGAGGTCGAACGGGCCGAGCGCGCCGAACTGGCTCGGCGACAAGCGGTCCTGCGCGACGGCGACCCGGTACCGATGGCGCGGCGCACCGTGGTGATCGTCGACGACGGCATGGCGACCGGCGCGACCGTGGTGGCGGCCTGCCGGGTGGCGCGCGCCCAGGATCCGGACCGCCTCGTGGTCGCGATGCCGGTGTCCTCGCCGGAGGCGGTACGCCGGGTCGACCCCGAATGCGACGAACTCGTGTGTGCGTGGGCGCCCGAGGACCTCGGTGGAGTCGGCATGGCCTACAACGACTTCCACCAGTTGGCCGACGACGAGGTGGTCTCGCTGTTGCGCTGA
- a CDS encoding DEAD/DEAH box helicase gives MSTNEVDSVPADDDRHDDGPTFADLGIDDRVLAAIADVGYESPSPIQAATIPPLLSGADVVGLAQTGTGKTAAFAIPILMNLDTAQKKPSALVLAPTRELAIQVAEAFGKYSSHIPGLHVLPIYGGQSYGVQLSGLRRGAHVVVGTPGRVIDHLEKGTLDLTELRYLVLDEADEMLKMGFQEDVERILRDTPKDKQVALFSATMPGAIRKISKQYLNEPVEITVKSKTTTNTNITQRYVQVSHQRKLDALTRVLEVEDFEAMIIFVRTKQATEELAEKLRSRGFSAAAINGDIAQNQRERTIGQLKSGALDILVATDVAARGLDVDRISHVVNYDIPHDTESYVHRIGRTGRAGRSGQALLFVAPRERHLLKAIERATRHPLTEMQLPSVDDVNATRAAKFGDSITENLASDNIALFRKLIEDYEAEHNTPLVDIAAALAVGGFDGDNFFMAPEPEPAPRRERDRDRDRERAPRRFDDEERGPRPPSFSRENGEELATYRISVGKRHRVVPGAIVGAIANEGGLRRSDFGHISIRPDYSLVELPANLPNETLEALRRTRISGVLIQLQLDQGPPAQRLNSRGPRRDREARPRTERRKPRS, from the coding sequence ATGAGTACCAATGAGGTCGACAGCGTTCCTGCCGACGACGACAGGCACGACGACGGCCCGACCTTCGCCGATCTCGGGATCGATGACCGCGTACTGGCGGCCATCGCCGACGTGGGCTACGAGTCGCCGTCCCCGATTCAGGCGGCGACGATTCCCCCGCTGCTGTCCGGCGCCGATGTGGTCGGCCTCGCCCAGACCGGCACCGGCAAAACCGCGGCATTCGCGATCCCGATCCTGATGAATCTGGACACCGCGCAGAAGAAGCCGAGCGCGCTGGTGCTCGCGCCGACTCGTGAACTCGCGATCCAGGTGGCCGAGGCGTTCGGCAAGTACTCCTCGCACATCCCCGGTCTGCACGTGCTGCCCATCTACGGCGGGCAGAGCTACGGCGTGCAGCTGTCCGGCCTGCGCCGCGGCGCGCACGTGGTCGTCGGCACGCCCGGTCGCGTGATCGATCACCTGGAGAAGGGCACGCTCGATCTGACCGAGCTGCGCTACCTGGTGCTCGACGAGGCCGACGAGATGCTCAAGATGGGCTTCCAGGAAGACGTCGAACGCATCCTGCGCGATACGCCCAAGGACAAACAGGTCGCGCTGTTCTCGGCGACCATGCCGGGTGCGATCCGCAAGATCTCCAAGCAGTACCTCAACGAGCCGGTCGAGATCACGGTCAAGTCCAAGACCACGACCAACACCAACATCACCCAGCGCTACGTGCAGGTGTCGCATCAGCGCAAGCTCGATGCCCTCACGCGCGTCCTCGAGGTCGAGGACTTCGAGGCGATGATCATCTTCGTGCGCACCAAGCAGGCCACCGAGGAACTGGCCGAGAAATTACGCTCGCGTGGTTTCTCGGCGGCCGCGATCAACGGTGACATCGCGCAGAACCAGCGTGAGCGCACCATCGGTCAGCTCAAGTCGGGCGCACTCGACATCCTGGTCGCCACCGATGTCGCCGCTCGTGGCCTGGACGTGGACCGCATTTCCCATGTCGTGAACTACGACATCCCGCACGACACCGAGTCCTACGTGCACCGCATCGGCCGCACCGGTCGCGCGGGCCGTTCGGGTCAGGCGCTGCTGTTCGTCGCCCCGCGCGAGCGCCACCTGCTCAAGGCGATCGAGCGCGCCACCCGGCATCCGCTCACCGAGATGCAGCTGCCCAGCGTGGACGATGTGAACGCCACGCGCGCGGCCAAGTTCGGCGACTCGATCACCGAGAACCTGGCCTCGGACAACATCGCGCTGTTCCGCAAGCTGATCGAGGACTACGAGGCCGAGCACAACACCCCGCTGGTCGACATCGCCGCGGCCCTGGCCGTCGGTGGGTTCGATGGGGACAACTTCTTCATGGCGCCCGAGCCGGAGCCCGCGCCCCGTCGCGAGCGCGACCGGGATCGTGATCGCGAGCGGGCACCGCGTCGCTTCGACGACGAGGAGCGCGGTCCGCGTCCGCCGTCGTTCTCCCGCGAGAACGGCGAGGAGCTGGCCACCTACCGGATCAGCGTCGGCAAGCGCCACCGTGTGGTGCCCGGTGCGATCGTCGGCGCCATCGCCAACGAGGGCGGCCTGCGCCGCAGCGACTTCGGGCACATCAGCATCCGTCCCGACTACAGCCTCGTCGAGCTGCCCGCCAACCTGCCGAACGAGACGCTGGAAGCGTTGCGGCGCACCAGGATCAGCGGTGTGCTGATCCAGCTGCAGCTCGATCAGGGTCCGCCCGCGCAGCGGCTGAACTCGCGTGGCCCGCGTCGCGATCGCGAGGCGCGTCCGCGGACGGAGCGGCGCAAGCCGCGTTCCTAG
- a CDS encoding enoyl-CoA hydratase/isomerase family protein — translation MSATQPTRLIRDFTEAGAEIATITLAHPPLNLFDRQLIASLIADIAAVGKQPPRALLINAEGKVVSGGVDVNIFDGRSVEEGAQLWRDLFAQVIHPVEALPCPVVFAAHGLTLTAAFELSLACDIILAAPKAKFGLVETVVGLTPSMGGPQRLAERAGSGRAREFVMTGDLYDAQTMADWGVVNAIHDDLPTAAAQLVTRLAEGPTRAHAATKQIIEAWRSGGVAHADSVTPEVSGELFDTADLRGAVGSFLAVGPGKATYRGE, via the coding sequence ATGAGTGCAACGCAGCCCACCCGGTTGATCCGGGACTTCACCGAAGCCGGTGCCGAGATCGCGACGATCACCCTGGCCCATCCGCCGCTGAATCTGTTCGATCGCCAGCTCATCGCCTCGCTGATCGCCGATATCGCCGCGGTGGGCAAGCAGCCGCCGCGGGCGCTGCTGATCAACGCCGAGGGCAAGGTTGTTTCCGGCGGGGTGGATGTCAACATCTTCGACGGGCGCAGTGTCGAGGAGGGCGCGCAGCTGTGGCGCGACCTGTTCGCGCAGGTCATTCACCCGGTCGAGGCTTTGCCGTGCCCGGTGGTGTTCGCCGCGCACGGACTCACCCTGACCGCCGCCTTCGAGCTCTCGCTGGCCTGCGACATCATCCTGGCCGCGCCGAAGGCGAAGTTCGGGCTGGTCGAGACCGTCGTCGGGCTGACTCCCTCGATGGGCGGCCCGCAGCGGCTGGCCGAGCGGGCCGGTTCGGGCCGGGCGCGGGAATTCGTGATGACCGGTGACCTCTACGACGCGCAGACCATGGCCGACTGGGGCGTGGTCAACGCGATCCACGACGACCTGCCCACCGCGGCCGCCCAGCTCGTCACCCGGCTGGCCGAGGGCCCGACGCGCGCGCACGCGGCCACCAAACAGATCATCGAGGCGTGGCGTTCCGGCGGTGTGGCACACGCGGATTCGGTGACCCCCGAGGTCTCGGGCGAGCTGTTCGACACCGCCGACCTGCGCGGCGCGGTAGGCAGTTTCCTCGCGGTCGGACCAGGGAAGGCGACCTATCGCGGCGAGTGA
- a CDS encoding carbon-nitrogen hydrolase family protein, whose amino-acid sequence MQLQNGSAHQEQAATVVPIAVIQFAPETDPLANLDTLREHVRTAAEAGARLVLAPEYSMFAVTRLDERVVAIAEPLDGPFTTGLGALAAEFGVFLVAGVVERPEQDTARISNTLVAHGPDGTLVAVYRKVHLYDAFGHVESEVVQAGPLVEPATFAVDGVMFGMQTCFDLRFPEGCRRVAAAGAHVLLLPAQWIPGPAKVDQWTTLLRARAIENTVYVAAADQCAPRGAGASMIVDPAGAVLAQLGDEPGVLTAAIDPAHLARVRTANPSLSLRRFAITER is encoded by the coding sequence ATGCAACTGCAGAACGGGTCAGCGCATCAGGAACAGGCAGCGACGGTGGTGCCCATCGCCGTCATCCAATTCGCCCCGGAGACCGACCCCCTTGCGAATCTGGACACCCTGCGCGAGCACGTGCGCACGGCCGCCGAGGCCGGTGCGCGACTGGTCCTCGCCCCCGAATACTCGATGTTTGCGGTGACCCGGCTCGATGAGCGTGTGGTCGCGATCGCCGAACCGCTCGACGGCCCGTTCACCACCGGACTCGGCGCGCTGGCGGCCGAATTCGGGGTGTTCCTGGTGGCCGGTGTGGTCGAACGACCGGAGCAAGACACCGCCCGGATCAGCAACACCCTCGTCGCGCACGGGCCCGACGGCACCCTGGTCGCGGTATATCGGAAGGTGCACCTCTACGACGCATTCGGCCATGTGGAGTCGGAGGTGGTGCAGGCCGGTCCGCTGGTCGAGCCTGCGACGTTCGCCGTCGACGGTGTGATGTTCGGCATGCAGACCTGCTTCGATCTGCGATTCCCGGAGGGTTGTCGGCGTGTTGCGGCGGCCGGCGCGCACGTGCTGCTGCTGCCCGCGCAGTGGATTCCCGGCCCGGCCAAGGTCGACCAGTGGACCACCCTGTTGCGGGCCCGCGCCATCGAGAACACCGTCTACGTGGCGGCGGCCGATCAGTGCGCGCCGCGCGGGGCGGGCGCCTCGATGATCGTCGACCCGGCGGGCGCCGTGCTGGCCCAGCTCGGTGACGAGCCGGGTGTGCTCACCGCCGCGATCGACCCGGCGCACCTGGCTCGGGTGCGCACCGCCAATCCCAGCCTCTCGCTGCGCCGCTTCGCGATCACGGAACGCTGA
- a CDS encoding tyrosine-protein phosphatase has translation MTLSPPADQFALSGTFNFRDVGGLRRADGAATRPGVLLRSAQLSGLDAQGHDMLRQLRVTDVHDLRGRTEIDHIGHDTLPEDVRLHITPFDSRMEEAPPHEAQTTSARAHMIEVYRQFPTLPEAHTAITGLAGSIARGQGAVLVHCAAGKDRTGWAVATLLRAVGVTEDDVYADFLASNAAVAPLRMLLEPKIGRGEALSDDLLGVHPEYLHTADATVREHYGDAEGYLAAIGLTGDLREALRTRLL, from the coding sequence GTGACTCTCTCGCCTCCTGCCGATCAGTTCGCCCTCAGCGGCACCTTCAATTTCCGCGATGTGGGCGGCCTTCGCCGCGCCGACGGCGCCGCGACCCGCCCCGGAGTGCTGCTGCGCTCGGCCCAGTTGAGCGGCCTCGACGCGCAGGGCCACGACATGCTGCGTCAGCTGCGAGTGACCGACGTGCACGATCTGCGGGGCCGTACCGAGATCGACCACATCGGCCATGACACCCTGCCCGAAGACGTGCGCCTGCACATCACGCCGTTCGACTCGAGGATGGAGGAGGCGCCGCCGCACGAGGCGCAGACCACCTCGGCGCGCGCCCACATGATCGAGGTCTACCGGCAGTTCCCCACGCTCCCCGAGGCGCACACCGCGATCACCGGGCTGGCCGGCTCGATCGCCCGTGGTCAGGGCGCGGTGCTGGTGCATTGCGCGGCGGGCAAGGACCGCACCGGCTGGGCGGTGGCGACCCTGCTGCGCGCGGTCGGCGTCACCGAGGACGACGTGTACGCCGACTTCCTGGCCAGCAATGCCGCCGTCGCACCACTGCGCATGCTGCTCGAGCCGAAGATCGGCCGCGGCGAAGCGCTGTCGGATGACCTGCTCGGCGTGCACCCCGAATACCTGCACACCGCCGACGCCACCGTGCGCGAGCACTACGGCGACGCCGAGGGCTACCTGGCCGCGATCGGCCTCACCGGCGATCTGCGTGAGGCCCTGCGCACCCGACTGCTGTGA
- a CDS encoding amino acid deaminase/aldolase: MTQTTSLHDLHAATADLDPPLAALDLATLDANAADLTRRANGVAVRVASKSVRCRAVLERVLGAELTAAGGFAGIMAYSLREAIWLTRLGARDVLLGYPTLDRAALAELAADPILQRSITLMVDDVDQLELTRAALGTDLVRPRVCLDVDAALRVGPVHLGARRSPVRSPEQAAALASEAARRGFDVVGVMTYEAQIAGLPDSNLAVRVVKRLSAIEIGRRRTRVLDAVRAVTGPLEIVNSGGTGSIEVSITDPDVTEVTAGSGLYVPTLFDHYRSFTPRPALFFATPVLRKPTPSIATVFAGGYIASGPTGPSRVPIPVWPAGLKLLGSEGAGEVQTPLSGGTELEIGDRVWFRHAKAGELCERFTEIHLVDESGTRTTVPTYRGEGQCFG, from the coding sequence GTGACCCAGACGACATCGCTGCACGATCTGCACGCGGCGACCGCCGACCTCGACCCGCCGCTGGCCGCGCTCGACCTGGCCACCCTCGACGCCAATGCCGCCGACCTGACCCGGCGCGCGAACGGCGTCGCGGTGCGGGTGGCCAGCAAGTCGGTGCGCTGCCGCGCGGTGCTCGAGCGCGTCCTCGGCGCCGAACTCACCGCGGCCGGCGGATTCGCCGGGATCATGGCCTACTCGCTGCGCGAGGCCATCTGGCTGACCCGCCTCGGCGCCCGCGACGTCCTGCTCGGCTATCCCACGCTGGACCGGGCCGCCCTGGCCGAACTCGCCGCCGATCCGATCCTGCAGCGCTCGATCACCCTGATGGTCGACGACGTGGACCAACTCGAACTCACCCGCGCCGCCCTCGGCACCGATCTGGTGCGCCCCCGCGTCTGCCTCGACGTCGACGCCGCACTGCGCGTCGGCCCGGTGCATCTCGGTGCCCGCCGCTCGCCCGTGCGCAGCCCCGAGCAGGCCGCCGCGCTCGCCTCCGAGGCCGCCCGCCGCGGCTTCGACGTGGTCGGCGTGATGACCTACGAGGCCCAGATCGCCGGGCTGCCCGACAGCAACCTCGCGGTGCGCGTGGTGAAGCGGCTCTCGGCCATCGAGATCGGACGCAGGCGCACGCGGGTGCTCGACGCGGTGCGCGCGGTGACCGGTCCGCTCGAGATCGTCAACAGCGGCGGCACCGGCTCGATCGAGGTCTCGATCACCGATCCCGATGTCACCGAGGTCACCGCCGGGTCGGGCCTGTACGTGCCGACGCTGTTCGACCACTACCGCTCGTTCACCCCGCGTCCCGCGCTGTTCTTCGCCACCCCGGTCCTGCGCAAGCCGACGCCGAGCATCGCCACCGTGTTCGCGGGCGGCTACATCGCCTCCGGTCCCACCGGCCCGAGTCGTGTCCCGATCCCGGTCTGGCCGGCCGGTCTGAAACTGCTCGGCTCCGAGGGCGCGGGCGAGGTCCAGACCCCGCTGAGCGGCGGCACCGAACTCGAGATCGGTGACCGCGTCTGGTTCCGCCACGCCAAGGCGGGCGAGCTGTGTGAACGCTTCACCGAGATCCACCTGGTCGACGAATCCGGCACGCGCACCACGGTGCCCACCTACCGCGGCGAAGGACAGTGCTTCGGCTGA
- a CDS encoding TetR family transcriptional regulator, translating into MSVSRELTETSLRPAVCRAIEQAAANSDATGVRALRVLLHAGMSAYWPLVKAAPARRVDDYESAVQTLRQRWSSPSGECVGDPNAAAVFRQMDEEAVAFLELCARLSGTEWLEPLDSIAAYIVSVLYGTVLRWLADGNDETTLVVIDDLVGCLTLKAVEV; encoded by the coding sequence TTGAGCGTCAGTCGTGAACTTACCGAAACCTCGTTGCGACCGGCCGTGTGCCGGGCCATCGAGCAAGCCGCCGCCAACTCCGATGCCACCGGAGTGCGGGCGCTGCGGGTGCTGCTGCACGCCGGGATGAGCGCCTACTGGCCGCTGGTGAAGGCCGCGCCCGCTCGACGGGTCGACGACTACGAGTCCGCGGTGCAGACCCTGCGTCAACGATGGTCCTCGCCCTCGGGTGAGTGTGTCGGCGATCCGAACGCTGCCGCGGTGTTCCGTCAGATGGACGAGGAGGCCGTGGCCTTCCTCGAGCTGTGCGCCCGGCTGTCCGGTACCGAGTGGCTCGAGCCGCTCGACTCGATCGCCGCCTACATTGTCTCGGTGCTCTACGGCACGGTCCTGCGCTGGCTGGCCGACGGCAACGACGAGACCACCCTCGTGGTGATCGACGACCTGGTCGGCTGCCTGACCCTCAAAGCCGTCGAGGTCTGA
- a CDS encoding class I adenylate-forming enzyme family protein — MAHIEREPDATIIEFPTNGVAGPLRRGADGVLRYGDLHPALTELLDLRVHAFTNREAVVEVGGPRLTYRELWHSASRIAGGLQDRGIGYGDRVAVHMPTGARWVQAFLGALLSGAVPVLVPDALPGAVADRVIADSRADFVLGPDGPLPDSTAYIDDGAALADPALLCYTGTAVRQPVPAGVELTNENLLSAVSSVVGALGLPVDGIRNLVLLPLAHASGCVDQLLPTFAVGGTVVLAPGARSLAEVLLAERVDTVSATPRIFAGLVPELRASQVGAGVRRISKACHRSERAAAAAPATLTAALRGLFPGARQWSVWGATETSGIGLMVDDTELADAESTLGFAFGGTELALAGPQAGVGRGELLCRGPNVSRRYWNDPDASAARFSGSWFHTGDLVSIDADGLVRAEPGRRVSGW; from the coding sequence ATGGCTCATATCGAGCGTGAACCGGACGCGACCATCATCGAGTTCCCCACGAACGGCGTGGCCGGGCCGCTGCGCCGCGGCGCCGACGGCGTCCTGCGCTACGGCGATCTCCATCCGGCGCTCACCGAACTGCTCGATCTGCGGGTGCACGCGTTCACGAATCGGGAGGCGGTCGTCGAGGTCGGCGGCCCGCGCCTGACCTATCGCGAACTGTGGCACAGCGCTTCCCGGATCGCCGGTGGCCTGCAGGATCGCGGCATCGGCTACGGCGACCGCGTCGCGGTGCACATGCCGACCGGGGCGCGCTGGGTGCAGGCGTTCCTCGGCGCGCTGCTCTCGGGCGCGGTGCCGGTGCTGGTGCCCGACGCGCTGCCCGGCGCCGTCGCCGACCGCGTGATCGCCGACAGCAGAGCCGATTTCGTGCTCGGCCCCGACGGTCCACTGCCCGACAGCACCGCCTACATCGATGACGGTGCGGCGCTGGCCGATCCGGCGCTGCTCTGCTACACCGGCACCGCCGTGCGCCAGCCCGTGCCCGCCGGGGTCGAGCTGACCAACGAGAACCTGCTCTCGGCAGTGTCCTCGGTGGTCGGCGCGCTGGGCCTGCCCGTCGACGGGATCCGCAATCTGGTGCTGCTGCCGCTGGCTCATGCCAGCGGGTGCGTCGACCAACTGCTGCCGACCTTCGCCGTCGGCGGCACGGTGGTGCTCGCGCCGGGCGCGCGCAGCCTCGCCGAGGTGCTGCTGGCCGAGCGCGTCGACACCGTCTCGGCGACGCCACGGATCTTCGCCGGACTGGTCCCGGAACTGCGCGCCAGTCAGGTCGGTGCCGGGGTCCGGCGGATCAGCAAGGCGTGTCATCGGTCCGAACGCGCCGCCGCCGCGGCCCCCGCCACGCTCACCGCGGCCTTGCGCGGCCTGTTTCCCGGTGCGCGGCAGTGGTCGGTCTGGGGGGCCACCGAGACCAGCGGGATCGGTTTGATGGTCGACGACACCGAACTCGCCGATGCCGAATCCACGCTGGGATTCGCGTTCGGTGGCACGGAATTGGCACTGGCCGGTCCGCAGGCCGGTGTGGGCCGCGGCGAATTGTTGTGCCGCGGCCCGAATGTGAGCCGTCGCTATTGGAACGATCCGGATGCCTCGGCGGCCCGATTCAGCGGCAGCTGGTTTCACACCGGTGATCTGGTGAGTATCGATGCCGATGGTTTGGTCCGCGCGGAACCGGGCCGTCGGGTCAGCGGTTGGTGA